The window ACCCGATGGCGGTGCTCTCCTCCGCGGTGAGCGCCCTGTCGACCTTCTACCAGGACAGCCTGGATCCGTTCGACACCGACCATGTCGAAATCTCCACCGTGCGGCTGATGGCCAAGGTGCCGACCATCGCCTCGTACGCGTACAAGAAGTCGATCGGCCAGCCGCTGCTCTATCCGGACAACGCGCTCGGCTACGTGGAGAACTTCCTGCGGATGACGTTCGGCGTGCCGGCCACCGAGTACCAGGCCGACCCGGTCATCGCGCAGGTGCTTGACATGTTGTTCGTGCTGCACGCCGACCACGAGCAGAACTGCTCGACGTCGACGGTGCGGCTGGTCGGCTCCAGCAACGCCAACCTGTTCGCCTCGGTGTCGGCCGGGGTCAACGCGTTGTTCGGGCCGCTGCACGGCGGTGCCAACCAGGCGGTGCTGGAGATGCTGCAGGAGATCCACGCCTCCGGCGGCGACGTGCAGAACTTCGTCCGGCGGGTCAAGAACAAGGAGGCCGGGGTCAAGCTGATGGGCTTCGGCCATCGGGTCTACAAGAACTACGACCCGCGGGCGGCCATCGTCAAGCAGGCGGCGCAGGACGTGCTGGGCCGGCTGGACAAGCCGGACCCGTTGCTGGACATCGCGATGCAGCTGGAGGAGATCGCGCTCGCCGACGACTTCTTCGTCTCCCGCAAGCTCTACCCGAACGTGGACTTCTACACCGGGCTGATCTACAAGGCGATGGGTTTCCCGCCGAAGATGTTCACCGTGCTGTTCGCCCTGGGCCGACTGCCCGGTTGGATCGCGCAGTGGCGGGAGATGATTGCCGACCCGACCAACAAGATCGGCCGGCCCCGGCAGCTCTACGTCGGCCCGCAGGAGCGTCAGTTCGTCCCGGTCGACCAGCGCTGAACCTCGTCGGCGGGGTCGCCTGCGACCGCAGGCGACCCCGCCGACGGCGTCGGACGGGTCAGTCGGCGCGCTGGCCGGCCGCGTCGGCCGCTGGTCGGCCACCACCGTCGTCGGTCCGCGCCACCGGGTCCGGACGCAGCCAGACCGCGGCGAACGGCCCGACCTGCAGTACGGCGGACACCGGCTGACCGTGCAGCGGGGCACCGTCCGCTGCGACGGCCCCGAGGTTGCCGACGTTCGACCCGCCGTACCACTCGGCATCGGTGTTGATCGTCTCCTGCCAACGACCGGGCTGCGGCAGTCCGATCCGGTACCCGTGCCGGGGCACCCCGGAAAAGTTGACCACGCAGGCCAGGACGCTACCGTCGCGGGCATGCCGGAGGAACGAAACGACGTTGGCCTCCCGATCGGTGTGGTTGATCCACCCGAACCCGTCCGGCGTCACGTCCAGCTCCCACAACGCCGGGCACTGCCGGTAGACCGCGTTCAGGTGCCGGAGCAGGTTGCGTACCCCGCCGACCGCCGGGTCGGCGGCCAGTGACCAGTCGAGCCCGCGCTGTTCGCTCCACTCCTGCTCGTCGGCGAGTTCACTGCCCATGAAGAGCAGTTGCTTGCCGGGGAACGCCCACATGTAGGCCAGCAGCCCACGCAGTCCGGCCAGCCGCTGCCACCGGTCGCCGGGCAGCTTGGCGGTCAGCGAGCCCTTGCCGTGCACCACCTCGTCGTGGCTGATCGGCAGCAGGAACTGCTCGGTGTGCGCGTACGCCGCCGGCCAGGTCATCTCGTCGTGGTGGTGGCTGCGGTGTACCGGATCGCGGGCCAGGTAGCTCAGCGTGTCGTGCATCCAGCCCATGTTCCACTTGAGCCCGAAGCCGAGCCCGCCCCAGTCGGTGGGTCTGGTGACCCCCGGCCAGGCGGTGGACTCCTCGGCGATCATCACGACGCCCGGATTGAGCCGGTACGCGGTCGCGTTGAGCTCCTTGAGCAACTCGATCGCCTCGGTGTAGGCGTTGCCGCCGGATTCGTTGGGCAGCCACTGACCCGGCCCCCGCGAGTAGTCCAGGTACAGCATCGAGGCGACCGCGTCGACCCGTAGCCCGTCGACGTGGAACTCCTCCAGCCAGTACAGGGCGTTGGCGACGAGGAAGTTGCGTACCTCACGCCGGCCGTAGTCGAAGATCAGGCTGCCCCAGTCGGGGTGCTCGCCGCGGCGTGGATCCGGATGTTCGTACAGCGCGGTGCCGTCGAACCTGGCCAGCGCCCAGGCATCGCGGGGGAAGTGCGCCGGCACCCAGTCCAGCAGGACCCCGATCCCCGCGCCGTGCAGCCGGTCGACCAGATGCCGGAAGTCGTCCGGGGTGCCGAACCGGGAGGTCGGCGCGTAGTAGCCGGTCACCTGGTACCCCCAGGAGCCGCCGAACGGATGCTCCATCACCGGCATGAACTCCACATGCGTGAAGCCCAGGTCCGACACGTAGGAGACCAGTTGATCGGCCAGTTCCCGGTAGCTGAGCCCGGGCCGCCACGAGCCGAGGTGCACCTCGTAGACGGACATCGGCCGGGCGTGGTGGTCACCGCGCCGGTTACGCAACCAGTCCGCGTCCTGCCAGACGTACCCGGACTGGTACACCACCGAGGCCGTCCGGGGCGGCACCTCGGTGGCCTGCGCCATCGGGTCGGCCCGGTCCGCCCAGGAGCCGTCGGCCCCCTGGACGCGGTACTTGTACCGCTGCCCGGCGACGACGCCCGGCACGAAACCGGCCCACACGCCACCGGAGCCGAGCCGGTTCAGTTCCTGGCCTTCGTACGGGCCCCAGCCGGGGCCGTCGCCGATCACCCGGACCCGTCGGGCGTTCGGCGCCCACACCGCGAACCGGCACCCGCCGGGCTGCGGGTGGGCGCCGAGCATCCGCCACAGCTGTTCGTGGCGTCCTTCGGCGAACAGGTGAAGGTCGATGTCGCCGATCGTCTCGGTCAGGGCAGCCTCCCGGGTAGCGGTCATCTGCTCCCCGCGCCGGCGAGGAGGTTTCCGTCCGGGATGACGATAGTGGCCTTTCCATGCGCCATTCGGGCGGCCGCCCGTTCGGTGGCGAACGCCGAGGACTGGACGACCGCCGCGGAGTAGACGGCGGCGGTGCGGTGCGCGATCGCCGCCCAGCCGTACTGGTCGTGGACCATCCGGCGGGCCTGCCGGGCCACCTGCCGGGCCAGCGCCGTGTCGGCCAGCAGGGTACCGACCGCGTCGGCCAGTCCGTCCGGGTCCTTGGGCTGGAAGGTCATTCCGGTGACCCCGTTCTCGACGATCTCGGCGAGTCCGCCGGTGGCCGACACGGCCAGCGGCGCGCCCGCCGCGGCGCCCTCCAACGCCACCATGCCGAACGGCTCGTAGACGCTGGGCACCGCGAAGCAGTCCGACGCCGCCATCAACGCCGGCAGGTCGGTGCCGCCGAGGAAGCCGGGCAGCGTGACCGCGTCGCGTAGCCCGAGCCGGTCGATGCCGGCCTCCAGCTCGGCCCGGTACGGCCCGTCGCCGGCGATCACCAGCCGCAGGTTGGGGTGCTGGCGGCGTAGCCGGGGCAGCGCGGCGATCAGGTGCTGTACGCCCTTCTCGTAGACCAGTCGGCCGACGAACGACACCAGCGGTCCGTCGCCGGCGAACCGTGCCCGAGCGGCGGTTACGGCGTCCGTCGGCACCTGCCAGCGGCGGGCGTCCACCCCGTTGGCCACCACATCGACCCGGTCCGGGCGCACCCCGAACAGGCTCAGCACCTCGTCGCGCATGTAGCCGGAGCAGGCGATCACCCGGCCGGACTCGTGGCCGAGCCAGTGTTCGATGGAGTGGATGGACTTGTTCATCTCGTCGGGGAGCCAGCCCTGGTGGCGGCCGGCCTCGGTGGCGTGGATGGTGGCGACGAGGGGGATGTCGAGGTGTTCCTTGAGGGTGACGGCGGTGTGGGTGACGAGCCAGTCGTGGGCGTGGATGACGTCGTATTCGGCGGTCTGGGTGGCGCGCAGGGCGGCGCGGGTGAGGGTGTGGTTGAAGGCCATGGTCCAGGCGAGGAGGCTGGGGGTGGCGAGGGGGAACAGGGGTGGGTCCTCGGCGGCGCGGATGATGCGGACGCCGTCGGCGTATTCCTCGAGGGGGGCGCCGGGGGCGTGGCGGGTGACGACGGTGACCTCGTGGCCGGCGTTGGCCAGGGCGACGGAGAGGGCGTGCACGTGTCGGCCCAGTCCGCCCACCAGCACCGGCGGGTACTCCCAGGACAGCATCAGGATCCGGCGGCGTCCGTCGGCGGCGTCGCCGACGGCCGGCAGCGGGGGGTGCGGTCGGGACGTCGGGACCGGACGGCACAGGCCGTCCTGAGTGACCAGTGCGTTGGTGAACTGGTCGCCGACCCGCAGGGGCATCGCGATCTTCTCCATTCATTTGAACAGGTGCGGGTGCGCCGGCGCCGGTGACGGCAGGACAGGCGGTGAGAGGGTGCTGCGGCGGTGATGTGGTGCTGCGCGACGAGGTCGAGCGGTGGCCGATGGCCGTGGCCCGGGTGAGAAGAGGCGGCCGACGGCCGGTGGCGGGCGGGCTGCCACGCTGCGGTGCGTGGTGCCGCCGTACTCAAGGAAACGACATCTGGACCGGATCCGCATCCCGTACGTGCCGGAGGTGACCGAAGACACTCGACCCCGGGTCACCGGTGCCCCTGACGGCCGCGCGGCCGGCGGTCAGCGGCGGCAGAGCGCCAGCGGACGCGGCCGGTCGGGGACCGCGTCCACCGGGTCCGTTGTCGGGTCGGCGGTGTCGGTCACCGCCGCCGGCGGTGCCAGCAGCAGGATCCCGACACCGGCGGTGCCACAGGCGCACACCAGCAGCACCATCGCGAGCGGTCCGTCGGCGAAGCGTTCCCCGAACAGGGCCACCCCGATCACCGCCGACGCGACCGGGTTGGCCAGGGTGACCGTGGCCAGCGGCGCGCCGAGGCCGCCGCCGCGGTAGGCGAGCTGTGACAGCAGCACCCCGGCGATGGCCATCGCGGCGACGGCCGGCACGGTCGGGCCGATCAGGGCGGCCGCCGAATGCTCGGCGTACTCGCGGGTCACCGCGTGGGTCAGCGCGGATGCGACGGCGAACGCGACGCCGGCGCCGGTGGCGTACAGCAGGCTCCGGGGCACCGGGCGACGCAGCGCCGCGGTGCCGGCGATCATGGCGGTGAGCACGACGGCGCTGGCCACGATCAGGACGGTGCCGTCCGCTGCGGTCATCCCGTCGCCGCTGCCCGGCACCGTCAGGGTGAGCAGCAGGAGCAGACCGAGCACGGTTGCCGCGGCACCGACCCACTGCCGGGCGGCGACCCGCCGGGCGGTGAACGCGGCGCCGATCGGCAGGGCCAGCACGAGCGTCAGGACGCCGAGCGGCTGTACCACTGACAGTGGGCCGTATGCGAGCGCCGCCACGTGCAGCAGCGCGCCGGCGGCGTTCAGCGCCACCGACAGCCACCAGCGCCGGGCCCGTAGCAGCGCCCGGACGATCGCCCGCCAGGGGGTCTGGGCCCCGAGCCGGACGGCGAGCCGTTCCTGGACCACGGCGCCGAGGGCGTACGCGCCGGCCGAGGCGACAGCGAAGGCCACGGAGATCAGTAAGTCGGTCACGACCGGGCCCGTCGGCACCCTTGGCGCGTCATCGTCCCATGATCCCTCACCCGACGCCGGTCACCCTCACCCGTCGGGGGGCAGTTGTCTCCGTCTCACGAACTACCTCGCCGGCGGGGTTCCTCCGTCAGACGGAGGACGGAACCGGAGTGGAGCTCCGGGTGGTGGCCCTGGGGGGATCAGGCCAGAACGACGACCAGACCGGCGAGTGCGACCAGGAAGAGGAGCCCGAGGACCGCCTGGAACAGCAGCGCCGGACCGAGGTGCGACCAGACGGTCGGGGTCCGTGGGGTGAGGAACTGGCCGGTGGTGAGATTGACGATCCGTTCCACCCGGGGCGGCAGTTCGGGGTCCTTCTGCCGGCGTACCGTCACCTGCACGTGGTCGGCCGGGTCGAGGGCACTCTGCGGCACATGTCCGTGGATCTCCATCTCGCACAGCACCCCGGCGGTGTCCCGGATGTGCAGGGGAGTCACCAGGAACTCGGGCCCGTTGCGCAGCTCCTTCCACTTGCGGCGGGCGGCGGTGGAGCCGCTTCCGGCCAGGCGGACCGAGGCGAGCGCCGCCCCGAGCGCTCGGATCACCCCGGCCGCCGCGAGGACCCCGATCAGGACGGGCTGACCGACTTTGATCGGCCGGGAGTATCCGCCGACCAGACGGACCACGTGTCCGGTGATGATCGGCCCGGGCCGGTGGACGGCTCGCTCGGGGAAGAGTTCGGGATCCATCCATCACCACCCAATGTTTGTCTTTGTTCACTCATTGTATCGAGGTGGTGGAGTGAATGCCGTGAATGAATGGGGTTCACCGGGGAGGTGATGGTTGATTTGAGGTGATTAGTCGAGCTGTCCGGGTATCCCGGCGGAGAGAGGAGGGGGTACGTCATGGATCTGTCCTTCCTGCGGCCGCTCTACGCCCGGCCCGGCCCGTGGGCGTCGGTTTACCTGGACGCCTCACACGACACCGAGGACGCGGTGGACGCGCTCGAACTGCGCTGGCGGGCGCTGCGTGATCAGCTGGACCAGCAGGGCGCCGATCCGGCGACGGTCGCGGCGCTCGGCGCGGCGGTGACCCGGCATGTGCCCCGCACCGGCGAGTACGGCCTTGCGCTCAGCGCCGCCAGCGGCGACGTGGTGCTGCACAACTACCTGCCGGCACCACCCCCGCGTGACCTCGCCACGGTCGGCCCGCTGCCGCACGCGATGCCGCTGGTCGCCCAGCGGGGCGAGGAGATCAGCTGGCTGCGGGTACTGGTCAGTCGCACCGGGGCCGAGATCGACGCGGTCAGCGCCGGCGGGTTGCCCCGGCAGGCCGGCGTCGATGGTCCGGCCGCCCACCCGATCCGCAAGGTCAAACCGGGGGCCTGGTCCCAGGCCCGGTTCCAGCGGGCGGCCGAGGTGTCGTGGCGGCGCAACGCCGGTGCCAGCGCCGCGGCGACGGCGGCGCTGGCCGACCAGATCGGGGCCGAGGTGCTGGTGGTCGCCGGCGACCCGGACGCACGCCAGCTTCTGGTCGGCCAACTGCCGAGGCGCTGGCAGTCGCGTACGGTGCAGACCGATGCCGGGTCGCGGGCGGTGGGTGCCGATCCCGAGCCGTTGACCGAGGCCACCATCCAGGCCATCGCCGCGGTAGCCGCCGAGCACACCGACCGGGCACTGGACCGCTACGGCGCGCAACAGGGTCGGGGCGATGGTCTGTCCGCCGTGGTCGACGCGCTGCAGCGGGCTCAGGTCGACACGCTGCTGCTGGTCGACGACCCCTCCTCGACCCAGCGGGTCTGGATCGGTCCGGAGCCGACCCAGATCGCCCTGGATCCGGCCGACCTGGCCGTCATGGCGGTGGACGAGCCCTGCGAGGTCCGCGCCGACGCGGCGCTGCTGCGTGCGTTGGCGGCCACCGACGCCGATCTGGTGCTGGTCGGGCCCGGTGACGCGGATCTGGTCGGCGGGGTCGGCGCCGTGCTGCGGTATTCCGATCCGGTCATCAGTTGAGCGCACTGCCGGTGCGTCGGATGCCGTCGTCGGCGTGGAAATTTCATGGCATTCGGATCGGGTGGCGTCGTCACTGCCAGTAGGGTCCGGCTTAGTGAGGGCGTCCGTCCGGTGCTGGACCGGACACGCGACCCGATCAATGTGCCGGAATGCGGAGCTCAGGGCCGGATCACCGGGGAGGGGCGAAATGTCCGGACAAAAGCGTACAGTAACTCGTTCGGAACACGCGCTGGAGGACCTCGACGGAGCAGCTCTGTCCTACGCGGCCCGATTCGCCGACCAGGCTGAGAGCCGGCGCCGGGATCTGCGGGCGGAGCTCGTCCAACTGGCCCTGCCGTTCGCCGGTCGGCTGGCCCGGCGCTACCGGGGTCGCGGCGAGCCGCTGGAGGATCTCGAGCAGGTCGCCCGGCTCGGGCTGGTCAAGGCGGTGGACCGCTACGACCCGGACCGCGGCTCGTTCACCGCCTACGCGGCGGTGACCATCACCGGAGAGATCAAACGCCACTTCCGGGACCGGACCTGGGGCGTGCACGTGCCCCGCCGGCTGCAGGATCTCACCATCGAGGTGAGCCAGGCGACCGCAGTGCTGACCAGCGAGCTGTCCCGGTCGCCGACCGTCGCCGAACTCGCCGCGCGGTTGGACACCTCCGAAGAGGACATCCTCGCGGCCCTGGAATCCGCCGCCGGCTACACACCCGCGTCGCTCAACGGGCCGGTCGGCGACGACGG is drawn from Micromonospora sp. Llam0 and contains these coding sequences:
- a CDS encoding citrate synthase, producing MTDVKLDHPGGQLSMPVQPAIEGPPGIEVGALLKETGHVTFDPGYVNTASCASAITYIDGDAGILRYRGYPIDQLAGKASFLEVSYLLIYGELPTSDELAAFSERIRLHTLLHEEMRRFFDGFPRDAHPMAVLSSAVSALSTFYQDSLDPFDTDHVEISTVRLMAKVPTIASYAYKKSIGQPLLYPDNALGYVENFLRMTFGVPATEYQADPVIAQVLDMLFVLHADHEQNCSTSTVRLVGSSNANLFASVSAGVNALFGPLHGGANQAVLEMLQEIHASGGDVQNFVRRVKNKEAGVKLMGFGHRVYKNYDPRAAIVKQAAQDVLGRLDKPDPLLDIAMQLEEIALADDFFVSRKLYPNVDFYTGLIYKAMGFPPKMFTVLFALGRLPGWIAQWREMIADPTNKIGRPRQLYVGPQERQFVPVDQR
- the glgB gene encoding 1,4-alpha-glucan branching protein GlgB, which gives rise to MTATREAALTETIGDIDLHLFAEGRHEQLWRMLGAHPQPGGCRFAVWAPNARRVRVIGDGPGWGPYEGQELNRLGSGGVWAGFVPGVVAGQRYKYRVQGADGSWADRADPMAQATEVPPRTASVVYQSGYVWQDADWLRNRRGDHHARPMSVYEVHLGSWRPGLSYRELADQLVSYVSDLGFTHVEFMPVMEHPFGGSWGYQVTGYYAPTSRFGTPDDFRHLVDRLHGAGIGVLLDWVPAHFPRDAWALARFDGTALYEHPDPRRGEHPDWGSLIFDYGRREVRNFLVANALYWLEEFHVDGLRVDAVASMLYLDYSRGPGQWLPNESGGNAYTEAIELLKELNATAYRLNPGVVMIAEESTAWPGVTRPTDWGGLGFGLKWNMGWMHDTLSYLARDPVHRSHHHDEMTWPAAYAHTEQFLLPISHDEVVHGKGSLTAKLPGDRWQRLAGLRGLLAYMWAFPGKQLLFMGSELADEQEWSEQRGLDWSLAADPAVGGVRNLLRHLNAVYRQCPALWELDVTPDGFGWINHTDREANVVSFLRHARDGSVLACVVNFSGVPRHGYRIGLPQPGRWQETINTDAEWYGGSNVGNLGAVAADGAPLHGQPVSAVLQVGPFAAVWLRPDPVARTDDGGGRPAADAAGQRAD
- a CDS encoding glycosyltransferase family 4 protein; this encodes MPLRVGDQFTNALVTQDGLCRPVPTSRPHPPLPAVGDAADGRRRILMLSWEYPPVLVGGLGRHVHALSVALANAGHEVTVVTRHAPGAPLEEYADGVRIIRAAEDPPLFPLATPSLLAWTMAFNHTLTRAALRATQTAEYDVIHAHDWLVTHTAVTLKEHLDIPLVATIHATEAGRHQGWLPDEMNKSIHSIEHWLGHESGRVIACSGYMRDEVLSLFGVRPDRVDVVANGVDARRWQVPTDAVTAARARFAGDGPLVSFVGRLVYEKGVQHLIAALPRLRRQHPNLRLVIAGDGPYRAELEAGIDRLGLRDAVTLPGFLGGTDLPALMAASDCFAVPSVYEPFGMVALEGAAAGAPLAVSATGGLAEIVENGVTGMTFQPKDPDGLADAVGTLLADTALARQVARQARRMVHDQYGWAAIAHRTAAVYSAAVVQSSAFATERAAARMAHGKATIVIPDGNLLAGAGSR
- a CDS encoding DMT family transporter — translated: MTDLLISVAFAVASAGAYALGAVVQERLAVRLGAQTPWRAIVRALLRARRWWLSVALNAAGALLHVAALAYGPLSVVQPLGVLTLVLALPIGAAFTARRVAARQWVGAAATVLGLLLLLTLTVPGSGDGMTAADGTVLIVASAVVLTAMIAGTAALRRPVPRSLLYATGAGVAFAVASALTHAVTREYAEHSAAALIGPTVPAVAAMAIAGVLLSQLAYRGGGLGAPLATVTLANPVASAVIGVALFGERFADGPLAMVLLVCACGTAGVGILLLAPPAAVTDTADPTTDPVDAVPDRPRPLALCRR
- a CDS encoding Vms1/Ankzf1 family peptidyl-tRNA hydrolase, giving the protein MDLSFLRPLYARPGPWASVYLDASHDTEDAVDALELRWRALRDQLDQQGADPATVAALGAAVTRHVPRTGEYGLALSAASGDVVLHNYLPAPPPRDLATVGPLPHAMPLVAQRGEEISWLRVLVSRTGAEIDAVSAGGLPRQAGVDGPAAHPIRKVKPGAWSQARFQRAAEVSWRRNAGASAAATAALADQIGAEVLVVAGDPDARQLLVGQLPRRWQSRTVQTDAGSRAVGADPEPLTEATIQAIAAVAAEHTDRALDRYGAQQGRGDGLSAVVDALQRAQVDTLLLVDDPSSTQRVWIGPEPTQIALDPADLAVMAVDEPCEVRADAALLRALAATDADLVLVGPGDADLVGGVGAVLRYSDPVIS